The following nucleotide sequence is from uncultured Draconibacterium sp..
CATTGGCTTTTACTTCTTTTTCCTGAACAGCCGCACCATAACAGTTATAGCTATTCCATCCCATTGGAGGTGATTCGGCCCAAAGTTTAAAGTTGTTAGTTTGTGCTAAAGCTGCACTCCCAAGTAATAGAATTGAAAACGTAACAAGAAACAATCTCTTCATGGTTTATTTAGTTTATTTTGATGTTGTACAAAAAATGAATTATAACTACAAAACTAAGCGAACCAAAAATTTTCTCTTTGTTTTATTGGACGGATGTTTTGTTCCAGGGTACAAAGTACAATTCTGTTATACTATTGTCTTGGCAATACCTCCATGACTTTTAGAAAATTGTAGAAAGAAGAACTCCTTCTTTATTTTCGCGTTGATAAAAGCAACTTATTGCTGAAATGAAGGAACTAGCTTTGTTCGCATAAGCTCCATGCATTTGCCGAATTTAAAACACGACCTAAGCTCTATACCTAAACTATTTTGTAATGAAAATTAGTTCACTTTAAGTAGGAAATTATTCTGTACCCGCGTACCTCACTTCAGCATATCAATAGGCCCCCGTTAAATCAACATAAGGCTCAACGTGGGCCTCATTAGACGGATCGTACTCCGGGTTTGTTTGAGGCCAATACGTTTCTTTTACATTTTTCTTTAACCAGGTCATCAATTTTACGAAAAGCTCATTGGTTTTTTCTGGCATTTGTTTGGCCAGATTATTGGTCTCCGAAAGATCTTCGGCCAGATTAAATAGTTTTAAGCGGCCATGCCAGTCAAAAATCAGCATAAAGTCGCCTTCCTTAATTGCAGAATGCTATGTGAGAGGCAAACCATCGTAAGGATTATTGTATATTACATTAAAAGGATAATGCCAGTAGCGGGTATCTCGCATATACGTTCTTTTTTCATTTTTAACATCATATAACAGACCTAAAATACTCCGCCCATCAATGTTTTTATCATTGTAATAGAACTTTGGCTCGTATCCTGCCACTTCCACTAAGGTTGGAAAAATATCAGCACAGTCAACGGGCACCGTCGACCACTTGTTTCCCGTTAACTTGCCTTTCCAACGAAAAACAAGGGGCACCCGCACACCTCCTTCGGTTAGACAAGCCTTTCCTCCCATTAACGGAAAATTATCAGTAACATGGCCCTGGGGAGTTATTTTGGAATCAATTCCACCATTGTCCGACATAAACACCACAAGTGTATTTTCCTCAAGTCCGGTTTCTTGTAATTTATCCAGAATTTTGCCTACTGAATTGTCCAACGATTTTATCATTGCTGCATAAGTAGCATCTTTATGCCCGTTCCAACCTTTTGTTTTCTTATTCTCGAAATATTCAATATCTTCTTCTGGAGCTTGCCAGGGACTATGTACTGCGAAATGACAAAAATAAAGGAAGAAAGGTTCATCTTTAATTTTTGCCCGTTTTTCAATATAACTTAAAGCTTGCTCTGTTAGGTCATCTGTTAAATACGCTTCTCCGGTTTCTTCTCCTGAGCTTCCCATCAACCATTCTTCCTGAGGAGTATTCGGAATCATTTCTTTTGAACGGTTATTCCATTTATCGCGCCAGTTAAAATATTTCGAACCACCGGCATCGAACCACACCAATGCTTCAAATCCCTGATCTTCCGGCGCATAGCCTTTTGCTCCATGTCCTCCAACATGCCATTTCCTTATAAATGCCGAATGGTAATCTGATAATGCCTCGGCAATTGTAATTTCATCCTGCCCATTATCGTAGACAGTTCCGGACGGCAAAGCTGTATTTGTTTTTCCGTTCAGCAAAGCCTGTTCAATTTCAATTTTGTCGCTATGATACAACACATCGTGGGCATAACTTCCATCTGGCACATCCAAGCCCTGATTTTAATAGGTTTTTCGGAAGGGTGTTGGGGTTGTAAAACCAAGTCGGGCTGCATTTTTTCCCGTTAATATACTTGCGCGCGTTGGCGAGCAAAGCTGGCAAGCATAAGCTCGTTCAAAAGCTACTCCTTCTTCCAATAACCTGTCGAGATTTGGAGTTTCATAAAACATTTTGTGTTTCTTGGTCCCAAGGGTATGTTTGGCATACTCCTGAATATCCAGATACCCAAGGTCGTCGGCAAGAATAAAAATAATGTTGGGAGCATCATCCCCTTGATTTTTAAAAGCTGTTTCGCCAAATGCTGTTATTAAAAAAAGGAAGAGGAATAATCCTGTAATCCGATATTTTAGTTTCATTTTACTCTTTAAAATAATAGTCGTACCAATGCTTTTCCCTTCTTATCTCTCCGTCGGGTATACCTGGATTCTTTAGTTCTGCCCCCCATTTAACGAGCTCCTTTTTCATTTTATCTGCTTTTTCGGGATACTGCAAAATCAGGTTTTCTGATTCAGGTTCTTCTGAATTTAAATCGAACAAGAACTCGCGATTACCTGCTTTTAAAAACTTCCAGTTGTTCATTCTAATTGCACTCTGGTCCCAAAATCGCCAATAAAGCTGCTCGTGAGGCTGGCCTTTTCTTTCTCCTGATAAATACGGAATAAGGTTTGTGCCGTCAAACGCTTTGGGCTTCTTTCTTCCTGCCACTTCAACTGCAGTAGCAGCCATATCAAGCGATATAACAGGTTTGTTATACACTTCGCCTTTGGGCAATACTGCCGGCCAAGAAACAATATAAGGGATGCGGATACCACCTTCTGAAATCATTCCTTTTTCTCCAACAAAAGGTTTATTTAACGAGCCGTCCCAGGCACCACCTTTGTGTGTTAAAGGAATGTCTTCTTTATATATTTTTAAGGGAGCTCCATTATCACTCATGAAAAAAATAAGCGTATTCTCATAAACCCCATGTTCTTTGAGTTTATTAATAATCTTTCCAACTCCATCGTCAACTGCCGACATCATAGCCAAACAATACCGCCTACGTTCGGGCATTTTGCCGGGGAAACGGCTTAAATACTTTTCGGTTGCTTCCAAAGGAACATGCGGAGCATAATAGCCGAGGTAAAAGAAAAATGGTTTTTCGTAATTACGGTCGATAAAAGTTGTTGCGGCATTGGTTTGGTTATCCAGGCGATAACCATCGGCATTTATCCATTGTGGTTCAATCGAATTCCCGCTCAAGTCGTAGTTTGCCCAAATATTATACATTGTACCATAATAATATTCCTGAAACCCACGCACATGGGGATAATATTTCATCGTTAATTCCAGTGGAACATCCTTAGGCGAGTAACGCGCCTTATCCGGAATACCTGGTACATTTTCGCGAACCCAATTGGTTTGCACATACAATGGCTGTAAATGCCATTTTCCGGTCATCCCGGTAACATAACCTGCATTTGACATGTGTTCGGCAATTAATGTTTCATCCAGCGGAACCGGTTGAATACCATTATCATCGGAACCAAAACGCTGCTGGTAGCGTCCGGTTAGCAAACCTGCCCGCGATGGGGCACATTGTGGCGCAGTAACATAACCAGATGTCATGCGTACCCCATTTTCTGCCAGTTTATCAATATTCGGAGTTTTTATATCGGGAACCATCCCATTTGCACCGATATCGGCATACCCCAGGTCGTCGGTAAAAATTACAATAATATTGGGACGTTGCTGTGCAAAAATGGAATTGATTGCACAAAACGCAAGAATAAATGTTGCTACTATTTTTTGCATGATTAACGTTAATTCTGAATTTTACTTTTAAACCTATTGGGGAATAATATCATTGGCTGTTTTCGGCTCGAGCTTCTTAAAAAGTGTCTTTGTATCAGGATGCTGCTTCCAAAGTTTTCTTTTTGTTTCATCAAAGTCGTGATTTTTTACAGGCAACGCGGCGCCGGTGTCTTTCTGCCAGGCTTTCAGTTCTGTTTTCAATTCCTTTAGCCTGGCAATATTTACTTCGGCCAAATTATTTGTTTCTGAAATATCTTCTTTCAGGTTATACAATTCAAAAGAACCGTCAACCAAATTTTCTATCAGTTTCCAATCGCCTTTTCGAATAACACTTTTTGGCACATCGTGATGGTACACCGGGTAGTGCCAAAACAACGCCCGTTCAGGTTCTCTGTTATTTCCCATCAGTTCAGGAAGAATGTTTTTTCCGTCGAACACTTGTGTTTCGGGCATGTTGGCTTCTGCCAGTGCCATAAAGGTGGGGTAAAAATCAACGCTGCTTATTAATGCATCAGAAACCTCACCTGACCCTATTTTACCAGGCCAGCGTACAATAAAAGGTTCGCGAATACCTCCTTCGTAAACTGTACCTTTTTCGGCCCGCAACGGAATATTCGATGACGCAATGTATAACAACGAATCGTTTTCGTAAATATGTTGTTTGGATTTATCGATTAGTGGAATCTCATCGAAACGGCTCTTTAATCCTCCATTATCGGAGAAAAAGAGAACAATTGTATTCTCGGCCAAGCCCAGTTCATCCAACTTATCGAGTACCCGGCCAACACTATTATCAACACTTTCAACCATAGCCGCATAAATGGCATTACACGGATAATTATCAACTTTCTCTTTTTTCAGGTACTTGTCGATTAAGGCCGAATCGGCGTCTAATTGCACATGCACATCGTAATGCGAAAGGAAAAGAAAAAATGAAGAATCCTTATTTTCTTCCAAAAAATTAACGCTCATATCTGTAAGAACATCAGAAAGCGGTTGTTTAGGGTTATTCACTTCGTAATGAGGGCTAAACTTCGAAGTAAAAAAGCCGCCGCCCTTGTATTCGTAAGCACTATCATAACCACGTTTCGAGGGGTGATGCTCGTCCCCGAATCCCAGGTGCCATTTTCCGAAATACCCTGTTTTATAACCGGCAGTCTTCATAGCTTCGCCCAAAGAAGTTATGTCTGTTGGCAGATGCTGCGTTCGGTTTTTGGGTACAACAACTTCCTCAAAAGGCCTCCAGTGCCCCGGAATAAAATCGATTACACCACCCCTTGCTGGGTATTGCCCCGATTGTATACTGGCACGCGTTGGCGAACAAACCGGACAAGCAGCATAAGCATTGGTAAATCGTGTTCCCTCTTCGGCTAGTTTGGCTAAACGAGGTGCTTCGTTAAAGCGGTTTCCGTAAACCGGCAAATCGGCCCAGCCCATATCGTCGGCCAGAATAAAAACAATGTTGGGCTTTTTTGTTTTTTGTTTCTCTGTTTTTTGCAACGAACAGGAAAACAGTAATCCTGCCACGCCAATTATAAGTATCCAACAAACTTGTTTCTTCATTTCAGCTTTATGTTTTGTTTACTTTAAAATACCTTCCGATTTCATTAACAAGTGAAGTTTTTCGGTTACAGATTCATTCTCATCTGCAATGTTTTTATTCTCGTCCTTGTCAGTATTATGGTTGTAAAGCATTTGCGAAATTCGTTCTCCCTTAATCCGGTATTCGGTATAAAGGTAGTATTTGGTTTTTACCGATTCGCCATTTTTAAAGCGTGAAAATATTGCTTCTTTCCATTCTGTATCAGGATTTTCGAGCAATGGCTTCATACTTTTCCCCTGCAGATGTTTGGGTATTTCAATACCTGCCAGTTCGCAAATACTCGGGAACAAATCAACAAATTCAACCAAAGCCTCAACCTTTGCATTTTTAGCAAAACCCGGAGCCCGAATGATTAAGGGCACTTGTAATGAGGTATTAAAATTACTGTGCTTACACCATAAACCGTGCTCGCCCAATTGCCAGCCATGGTCGCCACACAAAATAACTACTGTATTTTTATCGAGTTCCAGTTGCACCAGTTCGTCTAATATCCGACCAATCATGGAATCGGAAAAACTTACGCACGCATTATAGCCATGAATAAGATTACGTGCCACCTCGTCAGACACTGGTCCGGTTTGTGGGATACCGGTGTACTGTTTTCGTAACTCGCCCCAATTGTGAAGTGCTTCTTTCGGGCATTTTTCGGGAGCAAAAGGATTTTTTGCCAATTCAATTTTGTTGTGGTCGTACATGTCCCAATATTTTTCGGGAGCAATAAACGGCAAGTGAGGTTTTGTAAAACCGGCTGTTAAAAAAAAGGGGTTCCCGCTTTTTTTCAGGTTTCGCAGGTCGGCAATAACCTTATTGGCAATTTTTCCCCCCTGAAGCGAATCATCAGGAACCGGGGCAATTTCCCAAGCAGCGGCCATCCCTTTTGTCTTCATCAGCTCAATATTTTCAGGCGTTTTATAATCTCTGAAATCTTTGGGCTTGTAATTGTCGTCCCACGAAGCTGCATTATCAAACTGATGATGATATATTTTTCCGTTACTTATGGTTTTGTATCCGTTTTGTTTTAAATAGCCCGGAATATCAACTAAATCCGGAACATCTTTCTCGGCCCAGGTAGCGGCATTGGTAAAACGGCTTGCAGTTGGCCTTGTGCCCGTTAATAAACTGGCTCGTGATGCCCCGCAAACCGGAACATTACAATAGGCGTTGCGGAACAACAATCCTTCTTCGGCCAGCCTGTCGATATTGGGACTCAATGTTTCAGCATTCCCGTAACATCCCAATTGTGGCCTCAAATCATCAACAATAATGAACAAAAAATTAGTCTTCGGTGGTTGAGCTTCCTGCCCAGGAGAAACAATGCAAAACAACTGCAGGGCAATAAAACCTATAATTCCTAAAATATTCTTCATGGTAACCTACTTATTTAAAGGTAAAACACGAAATGAATCAATACGAATAAGTTCCCTTTCAGAACTACCATCAAACACAAACGATACAGAATATTGGCCCTCGGGGGTGTGATTTAAAGGAACAATAACTGTTTTGTATGTTTCCCACGACCCGGTTGTTCCGAAGGTTGCCCTGCCAATTTCAGGCCCATTTGGTTTAAAGGCTTTTACAACAATATCGCCTCCGTTGATATTATCGCAAGCGTAGGTAAATTCAATCTGAGCACTGTAGGGCATGTTTCTTATGTTTGTAAAATTCAGGTAATCGCCATTTTTAAGGTTACGAATAACAAACTGGTTTTCTTTAAACTCATACTTTTCGGGGCCATCGGGCATTCCCATAAACCATTCGGCCTGAATTGCCGGCCAGTTGGCATCAAATTGTCCTACCCCGTTTTCGGCAATAATATCTTCCATTTGAGCAATTGTACCGTCTTTTTTATAATGCACATAGGCCAGCGAACAAAAGCGATAACGCCTGCGCATATCTTCTTTCAAAGCAGTATAATTTACAAAATTCTGGTTGTTAAAGTCGAAATAGCC
It contains:
- a CDS encoding sulfatase-like hydrolase/transferase gives rise to the protein MKLKYRITGLFLFLFLITAFGETAFKNQGDDAPNIIFILADDLGYLDIQEYAKHTLGTKKHKMFYETPNLDRLLEEGVAFERAYACQLCSPTRASILTGKNAARLGFTTPTPFRKTY
- a CDS encoding sulfatase-like hydrolase/transferase; translated protein: MPDGSYAHDVLYHSDKIEIEQALLNGKTNTALPSGTVYDNGQDEITIAEALSDYHSAFIRKWHVGGHGAKGYAPEDQGFEALVWFDAGGSKYFNWRDKWNNRSKEMIPNTPQEEWLMGSSGEETGEAYLTDDLTEQALSYIEKRAKIKDEPFFLYFCHFAVHSPWQAPEEDIEYFENKKTKGWNGHKDATYAAMIKSLDNSVGKILDKLQETGLEENTLVVFMSDNGGIDSKITPQGHVTDNFPLMGGKACLTEGGVRVPLVFRWKGKLTGNKWSTVPVDCADIFPTLVEVAGYEPKFYYNDKNIDGRSILGLLYDVKNEKRTYMRDTRYWHYPFNVIYNNPYDGLPLT
- a CDS encoding sulfatase yields the protein MKKQVCWILIIGVAGLLFSCSLQKTEKQKTKKPNIVFILADDMGWADLPVYGNRFNEAPRLAKLAEEGTRFTNAYAACPVCSPTRASIQSGQYPARGGVIDFIPGHWRPFEEVVVPKNRTQHLPTDITSLGEAMKTAGYKTGYFGKWHLGFGDEHHPSKRGYDSAYEYKGGGFFTSKFSPHYEVNNPKQPLSDVLTDMSVNFLEENKDSSFFLFLSHYDVHVQLDADSALIDKYLKKEKVDNYPCNAIYAAMVESVDNSVGRVLDKLDELGLAENTIVLFFSDNGGLKSRFDEIPLIDKSKQHIYENDSLLYIASSNIPLRAEKGTVYEGGIREPFIVRWPGKIGSGEVSDALISSVDFYPTFMALAEANMPETQVFDGKNILPELMGNNREPERALFWHYPVYHHDVPKSVIRKGDWKLIENLVDGSFELYNLKEDISETNNLAEVNIARLKELKTELKAWQKDTGAALPVKNHDFDETKRKLWKQHPDTKTLFKKLEPKTANDIIPQ
- a CDS encoding sulfatase-like hydrolase/transferase → MQKIVATFILAFCAINSIFAQQRPNIIVIFTDDLGYADIGANGMVPDIKTPNIDKLAENGVRMTSGYVTAPQCAPSRAGLLTGRYQQRFGSDDNGIQPVPLDETLIAEHMSNAGYVTGMTGKWHLQPLYVQTNWVRENVPGIPDKARYSPKDVPLELTMKYYPHVRGFQEYYYGTMYNIWANYDLSGNSIEPQWINADGYRLDNQTNAATTFIDRNYEKPFFFYLGYYAPHVPLEATEKYLSRFPGKMPERRRYCLAMMSAVDDGVGKIINKLKEHGVYENTLIFFMSDNGAPLKIYKEDIPLTHKGGAWDGSLNKPFVGEKGMISEGGIRIPYIVSWPAVLPKGEVYNKPVISLDMAATAVEVAGRKKPKAFDGTNLIPYLSGERKGQPHEQLYWRFWDQSAIRMNNWKFLKAGNREFLFDLNSEEPESENLILQYPEKADKMKKELVKWGAELKNPGIPDGEIRREKHWYDYYFKE
- a CDS encoding sulfatase — protein: MKNILGIIGFIALQLFCIVSPGQEAQPPKTNFLFIIVDDLRPQLGCYGNAETLSPNIDRLAEEGLLFRNAYCNVPVCGASRASLLTGTRPTASRFTNAATWAEKDVPDLVDIPGYLKQNGYKTISNGKIYHHQFDNAASWDDNYKPKDFRDYKTPENIELMKTKGMAAAWEIAPVPDDSLQGGKIANKVIADLRNLKKSGNPFFLTAGFTKPHLPFIAPEKYWDMYDHNKIELAKNPFAPEKCPKEALHNWGELRKQYTGIPQTGPVSDEVARNLIHGYNACVSFSDSMIGRILDELVQLELDKNTVVILCGDHGWQLGEHGLWCKHSNFNTSLQVPLIIRAPGFAKNAKVEALVEFVDLFPSICELAGIEIPKHLQGKSMKPLLENPDTEWKEAIFSRFKNGESVKTKYYLYTEYRIKGERISQMLYNHNTDKDENKNIADENESVTEKLHLLMKSEGILK